From Aristaeella lactis, one genomic window encodes:
- the clpX gene encoding ATP-dependent Clp protease ATP-binding subunit ClpX produces the protein MSRFFQEMLKEMQVCNCCGALGEKHPLYTIEADFTVTLCRECIYRFFRLIDNSPQTAALQTGKTRRTPSQMKKFLDDYVIGQENAKMALSVAIYNHMKRLDCSRAKIRVQKSNILLLGPTGSGKTYLAQTLARMMDVPFAIADATSLTEAGYVGEDVENILLNIYHSSGMDLAKAEKGIIYIDEIDKIACKGENMSITRDVSGEGVQQALLKILEGTIARVPLSGGRKHPNGDMLDFDTTNVLFICGGAFEGVEKIVQQRNGKRSMGFGAVQADQKDNAFSWNKVLPEDLIKYGFIPEFIGRLPVIVGLNELSESDLIRVLSEPKDNLCRQYQELFRKDGVDLSFTHDSLEEIAHRAIERKCGARGLKAIIEEFLMKIMYELPDKSGVNKCVIDRQTILTGEAKYSNNERKKSMEMDISK, from the coding sequence ATGAGCAGGTTTTTTCAGGAAATGTTAAAGGAAATGCAGGTCTGCAACTGCTGCGGCGCCCTGGGTGAAAAGCATCCGCTGTATACGATCGAAGCTGATTTTACAGTGACGCTTTGCCGTGAGTGCATTTACAGATTCTTTCGGTTGATTGACAACAGTCCCCAAACCGCAGCTTTGCAAACGGGAAAAACGCGAAGGACACCTTCGCAGATGAAAAAATTCCTGGACGATTATGTGATCGGCCAGGAAAACGCCAAGATGGCTTTGAGCGTCGCCATCTACAACCATATGAAGCGCCTTGACTGCAGTCGGGCGAAGATCCGGGTTCAGAAGAGCAATATCCTTCTGCTGGGGCCGACCGGAAGCGGAAAAACTTACCTGGCCCAGACGCTGGCAAGAATGATGGATGTTCCATTTGCTATTGCAGATGCTACAAGCCTAACAGAAGCGGGTTATGTGGGAGAGGATGTGGAAAACATCCTGCTGAATATATACCATTCTTCTGGAATGGATCTGGCAAAAGCTGAAAAAGGGATCATCTATATTGACGAAATCGACAAGATTGCTTGCAAGGGAGAAAACATGTCGATAACCCGGGATGTAAGTGGTGAAGGGGTTCAGCAGGCATTGCTTAAGATTCTGGAGGGCACTATTGCACGTGTACCGCTTTCTGGAGGACGGAAACATCCGAACGGGGATATGCTGGATTTTGACACAACAAATGTGTTGTTCATCTGTGGAGGAGCCTTTGAAGGCGTGGAAAAGATTGTCCAACAACGGAACGGAAAACGATCCATGGGCTTTGGCGCTGTTCAAGCAGATCAGAAGGATAACGCTTTTTCCTGGAACAAGGTGCTTCCCGAAGATCTGATCAAATATGGTTTTATTCCAGAATTTATTGGAAGGTTGCCGGTTATTGTAGGGCTTAATGAATTATCAGAATCCGATCTAATCAGGGTATTATCTGAACCTAAAGACAATTTATGCCGGCAGTATCAGGAATTGTTTCGCAAGGATGGGGTCGATCTTAGTTTTACACATGATTCGTTGGAAGAGATTGCTCACAGAGCTATAGAACGTAAGTGCGGAGCCAGAGGGCTAAAAGCCATTATAGAAGAATTCCTGATGAAGATAATGTATGAATTGCCTGACAAGAGTGGTGTAAATAAATGTGTTATAGATAGACAGACTATTTTGACGGGAGAAGCAAAGTATAGCAACAACGAGAGAAAAAAGAGTATGGAAATGGATATTTCAAAATGA